From a region of the Listeria monocytogenes ATCC 19117 genome:
- a CDS encoding PadR family transcriptional regulator — MEVNPQFKKGVLELCCLFLIQKKDCYGYELANQVSKYIEVAEGAIYPVLRRLVKEEYCSTYLVESNEGPSRKYYQLTVKGEIYLNELISEWNNFTDSVAKLLTEGDAVNE; from the coding sequence ATGGAGGTTAACCCACAGTTCAAAAAAGGTGTGTTAGAACTTTGCTGTTTATTTTTAATTCAAAAGAAAGATTGTTACGGTTATGAATTAGCAAATCAAGTGTCTAAATATATTGAAGTAGCTGAAGGTGCTATTTATCCAGTACTTAGAAGATTAGTAAAAGAAGAATATTGTTCTACCTATTTAGTAGAATCAAATGAAGGTCCATCAAGAAAATATTATCAGTTGACAGTAAAAGGAGAAATTTACTTGAATGAACTTATTTCTGAATGGAATAATTTTACAGACAGTGTGGCAAAGCTATTAACAGAGGGGGATGCAGTAAATGAATAA
- a CDS encoding biotin transporter BioY, whose product MRDQKLKFLVVDALFAVIIALLAQVAIPLGPIPLTGQTFAIGLAATILGARHGTISVLVYIVLGAVGIPVFQGMTAGIGILFGPTGGFIVGFIFNALLTGWLLEKTKFTVPYAIVANILGAIVTLIFGVLWLKVSTGLDWPTAFLTGMVPFIIPGIIKAVFAALLGILIRDRLIKAKLLRAS is encoded by the coding sequence ATGCGTGATCAGAAATTGAAATTTTTAGTCGTAGATGCTTTATTCGCAGTCATCATTGCTTTACTTGCACAAGTTGCTATCCCACTTGGTCCAATCCCCCTTACTGGGCAGACGTTTGCCATTGGGTTAGCTGCAACCATTCTTGGAGCTCGTCATGGTACAATATCTGTTTTAGTTTACATTGTTCTTGGCGCTGTGGGTATTCCTGTTTTCCAAGGTATGACAGCAGGAATTGGGATTCTTTTTGGGCCAACTGGCGGATTTATTGTCGGATTTATTTTTAATGCACTACTTACAGGTTGGTTGCTCGAAAAAACAAAATTCACTGTTCCTTATGCAATCGTTGCTAATATTTTAGGAGCCATCGTTACGTTAATTTTCGGGGTTTTATGGCTTAAAGTTAGCACTGGACTTGACTGGCCGACCGCCTTTTTAACAGGCATGGTACCTTTCATTATTCCAGGCATTATCAAAGCGGTTTTTGCGGCGTTATTAGGGATTCTCATTCGTGATCGTTTGATTAAAGCCAAATTACTTCGAGCATCCTAA
- a CDS encoding GNAT family N-acetyltransferase, whose protein sequence is MNFHIRKATNSDAEAIQHVAITSWHHTYQDLIPGDVQDDFLERFYNVETLHNRISATPFAVVEQADKVIGFANFIELEKGKSELAAFYLLPEVTQRGLGTELLEVGMTLFHVPLPMFVNVEKGNETAIHFYKAKGFVQVEEFTEDFYGYPLETIRFNLNHHAFEEE, encoded by the coding sequence ATGAATTTTCATATTAGGAAAGCAACTAATTCGGATGCTGAAGCCATTCAGCATGTAGCGATTACTTCGTGGCATCATACCTATCAAGATTTAATTCCAGGCGATGTACAAGACGATTTTTTGGAAAGGTTTTATAACGTTGAGACGCTTCATAATCGTATTTCAGCGACTCCTTTTGCTGTTGTGGAACAAGCAGACAAAGTAATCGGATTTGCGAATTTTATTGAACTTGAAAAGGGGAAGAGCGAACTCGCAGCATTTTATTTACTACCAGAAGTGACACAACGCGGACTTGGTACAGAACTTTTAGAAGTAGGAATGACTCTATTTCACGTGCCATTACCAATGTTCGTTAACGTCGAAAAAGGAAACGAAACAGCGATTCATTTTTATAAGGCGAAAGGGTTTGTTCAAGTGGAGGAATTTACCGAGGATTTTTACGGTTATCCGCTGGAGACAATTCGTTTTAATTTGAATCATCATGCGTTTGAAGAAGAATAA
- a CDS encoding O-acetylhomoserine aminocarboxypropyltransferase/cysteine synthase family protein: protein MSNEYKFETIQVHGGHTPDGDTHSRAVPIYQTTSYTFDSPEHAAALFGLQETGNIYTRIMNPTTAVLEERLTLLEGGIGAVATASGMAAITYSILNIAGSGDHIVAAATLYGGTHTLFSHTFKTFGIDVTFVDPNEPENFEKAIKDNTKAVFIETIGNPDINIVDIEKVAEIAHASDIPLIVDNTFATAYLNRPFDFGADIVVYSATKFIGGHGVAIGGAVIDSGKFNWANGKFPKLVVPDDSYNGLSYTNDVGAAAYITKLRVSLLRDTGAALSPFNAFLLILGLETLSLRLEQHVKNAKQVANFLNDHPKVAWVNYPGLSDNKYHELAQKYLPKGPGSIFTFGVKGGYEAGKKVIESVELFSHLANVGDAKSLIIHPASTTHQQLSEEQQLTAGVKPESIRLSIGIENADDIIQDLTKALEQI from the coding sequence ATGAGTAATGAGTATAAATTCGAAACAATTCAAGTACACGGCGGACACACACCGGACGGAGATACGCATTCTAGAGCCGTACCAATTTATCAAACGACGTCATACACATTTGATAGCCCGGAACATGCCGCAGCCTTATTTGGTTTACAAGAAACTGGAAATATTTATACACGAATTATGAATCCGACTACAGCTGTTTTAGAAGAACGGTTAACGCTACTTGAAGGCGGTATTGGTGCGGTTGCAACTGCTTCTGGGATGGCTGCTATTACTTACTCTATTTTAAATATTGCGGGTTCTGGAGATCATATCGTCGCAGCCGCAACACTCTATGGCGGAACGCACACGCTATTTTCCCATACGTTTAAAACTTTTGGGATTGACGTAACGTTTGTTGACCCTAATGAACCTGAAAATTTTGAAAAAGCGATTAAAGATAATACGAAAGCTGTTTTTATAGAAACAATTGGGAATCCTGATATTAATATTGTCGATATCGAAAAAGTAGCAGAAATTGCGCACGCATCCGATATCCCGCTCATCGTTGACAACACATTCGCGACCGCTTATTTGAATCGCCCGTTTGATTTTGGCGCAGATATCGTCGTTTACTCGGCAACAAAATTCATTGGTGGTCACGGGGTTGCAATTGGTGGTGCGGTTATTGACTCAGGTAAATTTAACTGGGCAAATGGCAAATTTCCAAAGCTAGTGGTACCAGATGATAGCTACAATGGTTTGTCTTATACAAATGACGTTGGCGCGGCGGCTTATATTACCAAACTACGCGTCTCACTCCTTCGTGATACTGGCGCAGCACTTTCTCCGTTCAACGCCTTCTTACTCATTTTAGGCCTAGAAACACTATCCTTACGCCTTGAGCAACACGTGAAAAATGCGAAACAAGTTGCCAATTTCTTAAATGACCATCCAAAAGTAGCTTGGGTAAATTATCCAGGTTTGAGCGACAACAAATACCACGAATTAGCCCAAAAATATTTACCAAAAGGACCTGGCTCCATTTTCACATTTGGGGTTAAAGGTGGCTACGAGGCTGGTAAAAAAGTGATTGAATCCGTGGAATTATTCTCGCATTTAGCGAATGTTGGTGATGCAAAATCGCTTATCATCCACCCAGCTTCCACGACCCATCAACAACTAAGCGAAGAACAACAATTAACAGCTGGCGTGAAACCAGAGTCCATTCGCCTATCTATCGGAATCGAAAATGCCGATGATATTATCCAAGATTTAACGAAAGCATTAGAGCAAATTTAG
- a CDS encoding DUF1700 domain-containing protein, with protein MNKQDFLNELNQRLELLDPKERRELLSDYQEHFRNGIEAGKSEEQIVFDLGSPEEIAADIISERGIREEPAEMDYYYVPRKNQNENRSVSKQILIGVGLFFLDICLIIPIMVSLWSLVISLWATVGGFLLSPVILGVGIIFGADFEFYQMFVSIGLVGLGLMLLFVANALTQLTSKVTMAIIQWHKYAVKGGGKNA; from the coding sequence ATGAATAAACAAGATTTTCTCAATGAATTAAACCAACGACTGGAATTGCTTGATCCGAAAGAACGGAGAGAGTTACTATCGGACTATCAGGAGCATTTTAGAAATGGGATTGAAGCAGGGAAAAGCGAGGAGCAAATCGTTTTTGACCTTGGGAGCCCAGAAGAAATTGCTGCGGATATAATCAGCGAACGTGGTATTCGTGAAGAACCGGCAGAAATGGATTATTATTATGTCCCGCGAAAAAATCAAAATGAAAATAGATCTGTGAGTAAACAAATTTTAATAGGTGTCGGATTATTTTTCTTAGATATTTGTCTTATCATTCCAATTATGGTTTCGCTATGGTCCTTGGTTATCTCACTTTGGGCGACGGTTGGTGGGTTCCTTTTATCACCAGTTATACTTGGCGTAGGAATTATTTTTGGTGCTGATTTCGAATTTTATCAAATGTTTGTTTCTATTGGCCTTGTAGGTTTGGGGCTAATGCTTTTATTTGTAGCAAACGCGCTAACTCAGCTTACAAGTAAAGTAACAATGGCGATTATCCAGTGGCATAAATATGCGGTAAAGGGAGGCGGAAAAAATGCGTAA
- a CDS encoding MarR family winged helix-turn-helix transcriptional regulator, with translation MSSKNQDLGHSVIKAFMNFKHAEIKSFQIPGYSKSETRFIFILSRGLKSRGPKIRVSDLGHMLRISKPSVTQMIQSLEGKGLIKRVQNPEDKRSMYVELTEVGAGVSEKMLDEFQASFEDMQEFLGEDDMKKLITLLEKLTDYLNTKSENKEA, from the coding sequence ATGTCTTCGAAAAATCAAGACTTGGGGCACTCAGTAATCAAGGCTTTCATGAATTTTAAGCATGCTGAAATAAAGAGTTTCCAAATTCCGGGTTACAGTAAATCTGAAACAAGATTTATTTTTATTTTATCTCGTGGGCTTAAAAGCAGAGGGCCAAAAATTCGTGTTTCCGATCTTGGTCACATGCTTAGAATTTCAAAACCAAGCGTCACGCAAATGATTCAATCTTTGGAAGGAAAAGGACTCATTAAACGTGTTCAAAACCCAGAAGATAAGCGCTCGATGTATGTGGAATTAACAGAAGTCGGAGCAGGCGTGTCAGAAAAAATGCTCGATGAATTTCAAGCTAGTTTTGAAGATATGCAGGAGTTTTTAGGCGAAGACGATATGAAAAAATTGATTACACTCCTAGAAAAACTGACAGATTACTTAAACACAAAATCCGAAAATAAGGAGGCATAA
- a CDS encoding DUF4870 domain-containing protein: MLDKKIISALSYFSLFFAPVITPAIIWCTTKDKEIRHHVRWALLTQTTFVAGVVVMILLYNNVPFSTNSADTINFLALATVFFIVFLNVSILIFNLIRGITRIVKHSDDNWARC, translated from the coding sequence ATGTTAGATAAAAAAATTATTAGTGCGCTTAGTTATTTCAGTCTTTTCTTTGCCCCGGTCATTACTCCCGCGATTATCTGGTGTACAACAAAAGATAAAGAAATTCGGCATCATGTAAGATGGGCACTCCTCACACAGACAACTTTTGTCGCTGGTGTAGTTGTAATGATTTTACTTTACAACAATGTGCCATTTAGTACCAATAGTGCAGATACCATTAACTTTCTTGCCTTAGCTACTGTATTTTTTATCGTTTTTCTAAATGTATCGATACTCATTTTCAACTTGATTCGAGGAATTACACGTATCGTAAAGCATAGTGACGATAATTGGGCTAGATGTTAA
- a CDS encoding MATE family efflux transporter, producing MSSVHKVASISLFTLAWPIFLEQFLRLMISYIDVFMLGHYSDDAVAATGVANQILVISIIIYGFISVGVQIIVAQMIGAKKHKEIENVITNGLVVAFLIGIVMSIIFIFMSKNFLTWMGIDPHLVQVGAPFLEIIGGSSVVIAIHASILPILRAHGYVRQSILVPVTISIINVVGNYLFLYGPLAYLDYGVAGVGISTAVANFVGMGLAIWMLRKYIGYTFHFKKLEQVSKKLLYSILRLGLPSAGENLSYAGSQLVVTAIIAILGTEALTTKVYASTVSQFVALFAIALGQASQIIIGRAVGAKEIDKAYKQGLRSWKIGLVVAIVVSVSIYLFAEPIMSLFTTNTEIIAMTKELFLLSIFLELGRATNIIIISSLNSTGDVRFPFICGLIVMWIVSLPFSYVLGISAGLGLVGVWLAYIIDEGVRAVLMYRRWRSKVWSLKSVI from the coding sequence GTGAGTTCAGTACATAAAGTCGCCAGCATAAGTCTTTTTACGCTTGCTTGGCCGATTTTTCTAGAGCAATTTTTACGTCTGATGATTAGTTATATTGATGTCTTTATGTTGGGGCATTATTCAGATGATGCGGTAGCTGCGACAGGGGTAGCAAATCAGATTCTTGTTATTTCTATTATTATTTACGGCTTTATCAGTGTTGGCGTACAGATTATCGTTGCCCAAATGATTGGTGCCAAAAAACATAAAGAAATTGAAAATGTGATTACAAATGGCTTAGTGGTCGCTTTCTTAATTGGAATTGTGATGAGTATTATTTTCATTTTTATGTCGAAAAACTTCCTGACTTGGATGGGAATTGATCCTCATTTAGTTCAAGTTGGTGCACCGTTTTTAGAAATTATCGGTGGAAGCTCGGTTGTTATCGCTATTCATGCTTCGATTTTGCCTATTCTCCGGGCGCATGGTTACGTAAGACAATCCATTCTTGTTCCTGTGACGATTAGCATTATCAATGTTGTCGGTAATTACTTATTCCTGTACGGCCCGCTTGCATACTTAGATTACGGGGTAGCAGGTGTTGGTATTTCCACTGCTGTCGCAAACTTCGTCGGAATGGGTCTAGCCATCTGGATGCTGCGAAAATATATCGGCTATACTTTCCATTTCAAAAAACTGGAGCAAGTTTCCAAAAAATTACTTTATTCGATTTTACGACTTGGCCTTCCCTCTGCTGGGGAAAATTTATCGTATGCCGGCTCGCAACTAGTTGTTACCGCAATTATTGCGATTCTTGGTACAGAGGCGCTTACCACAAAAGTTTATGCTTCGACGGTTAGCCAGTTTGTCGCACTCTTTGCTATCGCGCTCGGTCAGGCCTCTCAAATTATTATCGGTCGCGCGGTTGGTGCAAAAGAAATCGATAAAGCTTATAAGCAAGGTCTACGTAGTTGGAAGATTGGTTTGGTTGTCGCAATTGTGGTCAGCGTTTCGATTTACCTTTTCGCGGAACCAATTATGAGTTTATTTACTACCAATACCGAAATCATTGCGATGACGAAAGAATTGTTCTTACTTTCGATTTTCCTAGAACTTGGACGTGCGACGAATATTATCATTATTAGCAGTCTTAACTCAACAGGCGATGTTCGTTTTCCATTTATATGCGGACTTATCGTTATGTGGATTGTTAGTTTGCCGTTCTCCTATGTACTTGGTATCTCTGCTGGTCTTGGGCTTGTAGGTGTTTGGCTCGCCTATATTATTGATGAAGGCGTTCGAGCTGTTCTAATGTACCGAAGATGGCGCAGTAAAGTTTGGTCCCTAAAATCAGTCATATAA
- a CDS encoding Crp/Fnr family transcriptional regulator: MSLLNEENSFYNVDLLNLLKDSSEAVLPYKRIRFRRNQQILAEGAETDYFYIIEDGVVSMSKNTCKEDSIINFLGKQECIGPLTLLGGAKSPVNYTTISEVSVYQFERKYVLNKFLSSPDVFWQMNALMQSMVTPMLEREGYVNLPSSEKVLAGLIACGERFGRIESDGSCLIPYYFTQKILGNYLNLARAYVATNLRKLEEDGIIALSPKPWRVNNFEIHKQKLKENHEPYI, encoded by the coding sequence ATGTCATTACTGAATGAGGAAAATAGCTTTTACAACGTAGATTTACTCAATTTATTAAAAGATTCTAGTGAAGCAGTTCTTCCATATAAAAGAATTCGCTTTAGGCGCAACCAACAGATTTTAGCTGAAGGTGCGGAAACTGATTATTTCTACATCATTGAAGATGGTGTCGTTTCTATGAGTAAAAATACTTGTAAAGAAGATAGCATTATTAACTTCTTAGGTAAACAAGAATGTATCGGGCCGCTTACACTTCTTGGTGGTGCAAAATCACCAGTAAATTACACAACGATAAGTGAAGTGAGTGTTTATCAATTTGAACGTAAATATGTTCTTAATAAATTCTTAAGTTCACCAGATGTTTTTTGGCAGATGAATGCACTTATGCAAAGTATGGTTACACCTATGTTAGAACGGGAAGGTTACGTTAATCTCCCTTCTAGCGAGAAAGTTTTAGCGGGATTAATTGCTTGTGGGGAGAGATTTGGAAGAATCGAGTCGGATGGTTCTTGTTTGATTCCCTATTATTTCACCCAAAAAATCTTGGGAAATTATCTAAATTTAGCTCGAGCTTACGTTGCAACTAACCTGCGAAAGCTCGAAGAAGATGGCATTATTGCGCTTTCGCCAAAACCTTGGCGTGTTAATAATTTCGAGATTCATAAGCAAAAACTAAAAGAAAATCACGAACCTTACATATGA
- a CDS encoding DUF4097 family beta strand repeat-containing protein, with product MRKHHLSKKLFFAGLVLFIIGAIGVALTMNKGNMIEKGEPLTKQWDLSAESINSIAFSSERDVTFEWKESTNGKNYIELKGNYSANDKKAIQKLDPVSEDGTSFNITVPEEEDWYNGFGKIYAYGQQKVTVYLTKDTKLADLEVKSHSGDINVADFKVKKFVSSTNSGELKVSNLEANTAQMATSSGDLELSNMKANSSVETGSGQTDLTNLTGDLEVNGGSGDVNVTGVKAKKLKIAIDSGDIELTSGTVTDLAVLTTSSGDIDASTKGKVQAESNSGAIELAGITNDVTAKTSSGDIDVAFIKQVKNIEINTDSGEVELDLPGDFKAIYEASSNSGSVKAPTSDSNTDNRVTVKTSSGDIKIEK from the coding sequence ATGCGTAAACATCACTTAAGTAAAAAATTATTTTTCGCTGGTTTGGTACTATTTATTATCGGTGCTATCGGTGTAGCATTAACGATGAACAAAGGTAATATGATAGAAAAAGGTGAACCACTTACAAAACAGTGGGACTTATCAGCTGAAAGTATTAACTCCATTGCTTTTTCTTCCGAGCGCGACGTAACGTTTGAATGGAAAGAAAGTACAAATGGAAAAAATTACATCGAACTAAAAGGTAATTACTCTGCTAATGATAAAAAAGCCATTCAAAAATTAGATCCAGTTTCGGAAGATGGAACGTCCTTTAATATTACAGTTCCTGAAGAAGAGGATTGGTATAACGGCTTTGGCAAAATATACGCATACGGTCAACAAAAAGTAACCGTTTATTTAACAAAAGATACTAAATTAGCTGATTTAGAAGTGAAATCTCATTCTGGGGATATCAATGTAGCTGATTTTAAAGTAAAGAAATTTGTTAGTTCTACCAACTCAGGTGAGTTAAAAGTAAGTAATTTGGAAGCAAATACTGCTCAAATGGCTACTTCTTCTGGGGACTTGGAATTATCGAATATGAAAGCAAATAGCTCAGTTGAAACTGGTTCTGGACAGACGGACCTTACTAATTTAACAGGTGATTTAGAAGTAAATGGTGGTTCAGGCGATGTGAATGTTACAGGTGTTAAAGCGAAGAAACTTAAAATTGCCATCGATTCAGGAGACATTGAGTTGACTAGTGGCACTGTAACTGACCTAGCTGTGTTAACAACAAGTTCCGGAGACATTGATGCAAGTACAAAAGGTAAAGTACAAGCGGAATCCAACTCAGGAGCAATCGAACTTGCAGGCATAACGAATGATGTAACAGCAAAAACAAGCTCAGGTGATATCGATGTAGCTTTTATCAAACAAGTAAAAAACATCGAAATCAATACAGATTCTGGTGAAGTTGAACTTGATCTACCGGGTGATTTTAAAGCTATTTATGAAGCAAGTAGTAATTCAGGTAGCGTTAAAGCACCAACGAGTGATTCAAATACCGATAACCGAGTAACGGTGAAAACAAGTTCCGGAGATATTAAAATCGAAAAATAA
- a CDS encoding HdeD family acid-resistance protein translates to MKTFTRILVLLAGIAMIILGVWFLFHPGISLLTSTLMFGFLLLISGIFHTISYFSDRKSQNVSGWVLADGILSILLGFLLLFNEFDGTLTLVLLFGMWVLFAGIMRTIGAFTAKQNNVQGWGWILTIGIIGIIVGFIALFNPVVSAIGIVLVVAIFFIVQGIGAIATFFFIGKNS, encoded by the coding sequence ATGAAGACTTTTACACGAATTCTTGTTTTATTAGCGGGGATTGCAATGATTATACTAGGGGTTTGGTTCTTATTCCATCCAGGAATTTCATTATTAACCTCGACATTAATGTTTGGTTTCTTATTACTGATTTCTGGTATTTTCCACACAATCTCTTACTTTTCAGACAGAAAATCACAAAATGTTTCTGGCTGGGTACTAGCTGACGGGATTTTATCCATCTTACTAGGTTTCTTGCTATTATTTAATGAATTTGACGGAACTTTAACACTCGTATTACTTTTCGGTATGTGGGTATTATTTGCTGGTATTATGCGTACAATTGGCGCATTCACTGCCAAACAAAACAACGTACAAGGCTGGGGCTGGATTTTAACAATCGGTATTATCGGCATTATTGTTGGTTTTATCGCTCTATTCAATCCAGTTGTTTCCGCAATTGGTATCGTCCTTGTCGTTGCGATTTTCTTCATCGTTCAAGGTATCGGCGCAATCGCAACATTTTTCTTTATTGGTAAAAATAGTTAA
- a CDS encoding ABC transporter ATP-binding protein — protein MMKLMKRLKPYWLSITAVLVLTFGQVIGQLYLPTLMSNIIDKGVVTGDTDYIWSTGMQMLLISFASVILSVIVVYLASRISMGFGKDLRDKIFTKVEDFSLQEFDKVGTSSLITRTTNDVVQIQNVLYMMMRLMVMAPIMLLGGIIMAVGRDAKLSLIFVVVLPLLLLLVVILGGKAMPMFKSLQKKMDKLNRVIREGLTGIRVVRSFNRNEDELEKFEEANADYATTAIKVNRLLSLMSPLMMLLMNLTSIAIVWIGSIFIGNGDMQVGDLMAFIQYAMQIMMSFMMLSAVFIMIPRAGASAERINEVLDMNAEILNPENPKTSAPPAKLSFEHVTFRYEGAEKPVIEDITFEANAGETVAIIGSTGAGKSTLINMIPRFYDVESGVVKINGIDVREMDQSSLRQKIGLVPQKAVLFTGTIASNMRYGKEDATDEEIWAALRTAQAENFVSKLANGLGSRVEQGGNNFSGGQKQRLSIARSLIRKPEIYIFDDSFSALDFKTDAKLREALKAETTEAVTLIVAQRITSVVNSDQIIVMNEGKIAGIGTHEELKETNQIYQEIMRSQLSEEEIA, from the coding sequence ATGATGAAATTGATGAAAAGATTAAAACCTTATTGGCTGAGCATTACGGCCGTATTAGTCCTTACTTTCGGGCAAGTCATTGGACAGCTTTATTTACCGACGCTTATGTCGAACATTATCGACAAAGGAGTTGTAACAGGCGATACAGACTACATTTGGAGCACTGGAATGCAAATGTTACTTATATCATTTGCTTCAGTTATTTTGTCGGTCATCGTCGTTTATCTCGCATCCAGAATTTCGATGGGATTCGGGAAAGATTTACGCGATAAAATTTTTACAAAGGTAGAGGACTTTTCCTTACAAGAATTTGATAAAGTAGGAACTTCCTCGCTGATTACGAGAACGACAAATGACGTTGTTCAAATCCAAAATGTACTTTATATGATGATGCGGTTAATGGTGATGGCGCCAATCATGCTACTCGGCGGTATTATTATGGCAGTTGGACGAGATGCGAAATTATCGCTTATTTTTGTCGTTGTTTTACCGCTACTACTCCTATTAGTAGTTATTCTTGGCGGAAAAGCAATGCCGATGTTTAAATCGCTTCAAAAGAAAATGGACAAATTAAACCGCGTTATTCGTGAAGGGTTAACCGGGATTCGTGTTGTGCGTTCCTTTAACCGCAATGAAGATGAACTCGAAAAATTTGAAGAAGCAAACGCTGACTATGCTACTACGGCGATTAAAGTTAACCGACTGCTATCTCTTATGAGTCCATTAATGATGCTACTGATGAACTTAACTTCCATTGCGATTGTCTGGATTGGTTCGATTTTTATTGGCAATGGTGATATGCAAGTAGGGGACTTGATGGCGTTTATTCAATACGCGATGCAAATTATGATGTCCTTCATGATGCTTTCTGCTGTATTTATTATGATTCCACGTGCCGGAGCTTCTGCTGAGCGTATTAATGAAGTTTTAGATATGAATGCAGAAATACTTAACCCTGAAAATCCAAAAACAAGTGCACCACCAGCAAAACTTTCTTTTGAACATGTTACTTTCCGCTATGAAGGCGCTGAAAAACCAGTAATTGAAGATATTACTTTTGAAGCTAATGCTGGGGAAACAGTTGCAATCATCGGAAGTACTGGTGCTGGTAAGTCTACTTTGATTAATATGATTCCACGTTTTTATGATGTCGAAAGTGGTGTTGTAAAAATTAATGGAATTGACGTGCGTGAAATGGATCAATCCAGTTTGCGCCAAAAAATTGGTCTTGTGCCGCAAAAAGCGGTTCTATTCACAGGAACAATTGCTTCTAATATGCGCTACGGAAAAGAAGATGCAACCGACGAAGAAATTTGGGCAGCACTTCGAACAGCTCAAGCGGAAAACTTTGTATCTAAACTTGCAAATGGTTTAGGAAGCCGCGTAGAACAAGGCGGGAACAACTTCTCTGGAGGACAAAAACAACGTCTTTCCATCGCACGTTCTTTAATTAGAAAACCAGAAATTTATATTTTTGATGATAGTTTCTCGGCGCTCGATTTCAAAACGGATGCGAAACTGCGTGAGGCTTTGAAAGCTGAAACAACCGAAGCGGTGACACTCATTGTGGCACAACGTATTACCTCTGTTGTCAATTCCGACCAAATCATTGTTATGAATGAAGGTAAAATTGCTGGAATTGGAACACATGAAGAATTGAAAGAAACGAATCAAATTTATCAAGAAATTATGAGGTCACAGCTGTCAGAGGAGGAAATCGCATGA